DNA sequence from the Novosphingobium sp. KACC 22771 genome:
AACAGACGGGTTTCCCCGCTGCCGGCGATTGGCGGCGAGCGGTGGAGAATCGCCGGTTCATCGACCGACAGCCTCCCCTTGAAGATGCCCACATCGCCGGTGCGCATCTGGTTGATCAAGGCATCGTGGCCTTGAGCGGCAAGTATCCATTGCGTGCCCTGGCCAAAAAATGCGGTGAGCAGGCGGGCGATGACAGTGTCGGCATGGAATTTACGACAGGCATCGGTGTCGATCACTTCGAGCCGTAACTTCACCGCTGTCAAATCAAAGATCGTGGCGAAATGCCGTGCCAGATCGGCGATTTCGCGAGCAAGCACTAAAGCACGCCCATCGGTTGGATAGCCTGCCTCGGCCAACCCCTGCGCGATCTCGTCATCAAGGTCGGCGACCGGGCTTACGAAATCGAGATCCTCGATTCCGTCCCAGTCCAGTTCCGCAATCCAGTCCAGTCCATTCGGTACCGACCGCCACCAGAGGGCCAGATGGACATCGGGTGTTGCCGCTGCGGTCAGGACCGAACAATCGGCCTGTTGCACCGCAAAGCCGGAACGGGATGGGGCGAGCGCCGCCGCCACGCTCACTCCTCTATCTCCATGGTGCGTTCCCAAGCCGGGAATGGGTCGCGCAGACCCACCGACATTTCGGGGGCAAAATCCTTGACCGGCAGCTGGCCGTGATCGCAGGCGATGAGAACATCGGAAAGGGCGGGCATCGAACATCCT
Encoded proteins:
- a CDS encoding DUF1826 domain-containing protein, encoding MSVAAALAPSRSGFAVQQADCSVLTAAATPDVHLALWWRSVPNGLDWIAELDWDGIEDLDFVSPVADLDDEIAQGLAEAGYPTDGRALVLAREIADLARHFATIFDLTAVKLRLEVIDTDACRKFHADTVIARLLTAFFGQGTQWILAAQGHDALINQMRTGDVGIFKGRLSVDEPAILHRSPPIAGSGETRLLLAIDPA